A stretch of Mucilaginibacter terrae DNA encodes these proteins:
- the trhO gene encoding oxygen-dependent tRNA uridine(34) hydroxylase TrhO yields the protein MAKYNTLLYYCYSTIADAEQFAADHLKFCKSLGLTGRIIVADEGLNGTVSGTPEACKAYMEAVHADGRFNATEFKIDEVDEPSFVKMHVRYKSEIVHSGLRDPQMIDPKKQTGKHLEPTEFLAMKDDEDVIVLDVRSNYEHSVGRFKNAVTLDIENFRDFPSKINELAKYKDKKILTYCTGGIKCEKASALLLHEGFENVYQLHGGIIKYGKEAGGEDFEGKCYVFDNRLTVDVNSVNPTVVSTCYNCGKATDKMINCANPECNEHFTQCDECGTQLEGSCSPECQSHPRKRVYDGTGYYVKVPQPVNLTKKSKVQLAE from the coding sequence ATGGCGAAGTATAACACACTACTGTACTATTGTTATTCAACAATAGCTGATGCGGAGCAATTTGCTGCCGATCATTTAAAATTTTGTAAAAGCTTAGGTTTAACCGGTCGTATTATTGTGGCCGATGAAGGCTTGAACGGCACTGTGTCGGGTACGCCCGAAGCGTGTAAAGCCTACATGGAAGCCGTACATGCCGATGGCCGTTTTAACGCAACTGAGTTTAAAATAGATGAGGTTGATGAACCATCATTTGTAAAAATGCACGTGCGTTATAAATCTGAAATTGTGCATTCCGGCTTACGCGATCCTCAAATGATCGACCCTAAAAAACAAACCGGCAAGCACCTGGAGCCAACCGAGTTTTTGGCGATGAAAGATGATGAGGACGTGATTGTGCTTGACGTGCGTTCGAACTATGAACATTCGGTTGGTCGTTTTAAAAATGCCGTTACTTTAGATATCGAGAACTTCCGCGATTTTCCGTCGAAAATTAACGAGCTGGCTAAGTATAAAGACAAAAAGATATTAACCTACTGCACCGGCGGCATCAAATGCGAAAAAGCATCGGCATTATTACTGCACGAAGGTTTTGAGAATGTATACCAATTGCACGGCGGCATTATTAAATACGGCAAAGAAGCCGGCGGCGAAGATTTTGAAGGAAAATGTTACGTTTTTGATAACCGCTTAACGGTTGATGTAAACAGCGTGAACCCAACCGTGGTATCAACCTGTTACAACTGCGGCAAGGCCACCGATAAAATGATCAATTGTGCCAACCCCGAGTGCAACGAGCACTTTACCCAGTGCGACGAGTGCGGCACACAACTGGAAGGCAGCTGCTCACCCGAATGCCAAAGCCACCCGCGTAAACGCGTTTATGATGGCACAGGGTATTATGTTAAAGTACCGCAACCGGTAAATTTGACTAAGAAAAGTAAAGTTCAATTAGCTGAATAA
- a CDS encoding TPM domain-containing protein — protein sequence MKFNEEAQQRIRHAIEQAEKNTSGEIRICVEKSCKDEDPLNRAASYFYKLGMEKTSLRNGVLIYLATDDQKFAIIGDQGINNLVPPNFWDKTKESMLSYFKDGDVLQGLIIGIEYAGKQLQRYFPVNAGDKNELSDDIVFIDGE from the coding sequence ATGAAATTTAACGAAGAAGCCCAGCAGCGTATACGGCATGCTATTGAACAGGCCGAAAAAAACACATCGGGTGAGATACGTATCTGCGTAGAGAAATCGTGCAAGGATGAAGACCCTCTAAACCGTGCTGCAAGTTATTTTTATAAGCTGGGAATGGAGAAAACAAGCTTGCGAAATGGTGTACTCATTTACCTGGCTACCGACGACCAAAAGTTTGCCATTATAGGCGACCAGGGCATCAACAATCTGGTACCTCCCAATTTTTGGGACAAAACCAAAGAGAGCATGTTGAGCTACTTTAAAGATGGCGACGTGCTCCAGGGTCTTATCATAGGTATTGAGTATGCAGGTAAGCAGTTGCAACGCTATTTCCCGGTAAACGCGGGCGACAAGAATGAACTGTCGGACGATATTGTATTTATTGACGGCGAATAA
- a CDS encoding NUDIX hydrolase: MVPELKWTVLSSEYLHRGPWATLRSDKCQMPDGRIVPAYYVLEYPDWANAVAMTEDNKILMVRQYRHAAGVVSLEIPGGVIEPGEEPIIGMKRELLEETGYAFNEMELLCKLHANPSTGNNITHCYLARGGKKVQTQQLDEQEQIIVEEYTIDEVKQLLAENKITQALHVSTLFYALAKLKAIQW; the protein is encoded by the coding sequence ATGGTGCCTGAATTAAAGTGGACCGTACTATCATCCGAATACCTGCACCGCGGCCCCTGGGCTACCCTGCGCAGCGATAAGTGCCAGATGCCCGATGGCCGAATTGTACCAGCCTATTATGTGCTCGAGTATCCTGACTGGGCCAACGCCGTAGCCATGACCGAAGACAATAAAATACTCATGGTGCGCCAATACCGCCATGCAGCAGGTGTGGTATCGCTCGAAATACCGGGTGGGGTTATTGAGCCCGGCGAAGAACCCATCATAGGCATGAAACGCGAACTGCTGGAAGAAACGGGTTACGCGTTTAACGAGATGGAGCTGCTTTGTAAACTTCATGCCAACCCATCAACCGGTAATAACATTACGCATTGCTACCTGGCCCGGGGAGGTAAAAAAGTGCAAACTCAACAGTTAGATGAGCAGGAGCAGATCATAGTTGAAGAATACACTATTGATGAAGTAAAGCAACTCCTGGCCGAAAACAAGATAACACAGGCATTGCACGTAAGTACGTTGTTTTACGCGCTTGCTAAGTTGAAGGCCATACAATGGTAA
- a CDS encoding GH92 family glycosyl hydrolase has product MKKSYLPLILLSLSAFSGFAQKKPAEKLVPYVKPIIGTERMGHTYPGATVPFGMVQLSPETDSIGYELNGKYNPRVYEYCAGYQYEDKTITGFSHTHFSGTGHSDLGDFLVMPTVGAVKLNPGTADKPGSGYRSRYSHQNEVSEAGYYKAKLDDYNITAEMTASTRVGFHQYTFPKADDAHIVLDLTAGIYNYPDKNVWTYIRVVNDTLVTGYRQTNGWAKNRVLYFAMRFSKPIMSHGFRNESTKQVYRGFWGKFNQNKNFPEIAGQRIKAYFDFKTTGGEKVKIKMALSPVSMQGAINNMQAEVPGWDFDKVKAAAQQQWESELQKIVIQTPSKATKENFYTAVYHTLINPTIYMDTDGQYKGLDQNVHKANGFTNYTTFSLWDTYRALHPLFNIIDPQRNNDMVKSMLAHFDQSPEHMLPVWSNSGNENWCMSGYHSVSVVADAIIKGNAAGIDVNKALEACVTTARKRDYEGIGYYMDKGYIPDERNGVSVSSTLEYAYDDWCIAQLAKKLGKQDIYEEFSKRAQNYRNVYDKASGFMRPRLADGSFRPKFDPLTTIGQGFIEGNAWNYTLFAPHDPKGLIEIMGGSKRVVPYLDSLFTMHLPDKFFEETEDITRDGIIGNYVHGNEPSHHVAYLYNWTNQPWKTQERVRMILPKMYKPTPDGLGGNDDTGQMSAWFIFTNLGFYPVAPGSDEYSLGSPAIHSAVVQLPGGKTFTVTAKNQSDKNVYVQKVLLNGKPLDGLSIKHADIMNGGELVFFMGNKHK; this is encoded by the coding sequence GTGAAAAAAAGTTATCTGCCTTTAATACTTCTTTCTTTAAGCGCTTTTTCGGGCTTTGCCCAAAAGAAACCTGCCGAAAAACTGGTGCCATACGTTAAGCCCATTATTGGTACCGAACGTATGGGGCATACCTATCCGGGCGCAACGGTGCCGTTTGGAATGGTGCAGTTAAGTCCTGAAACCGATAGCATTGGCTACGAACTTAACGGCAAATACAATCCGCGTGTGTATGAGTACTGCGCAGGTTACCAGTACGAAGATAAAACCATAACCGGCTTTAGCCATACTCACTTTAGCGGCACCGGGCACTCTGATTTAGGCGACTTTTTGGTGATGCCAACGGTGGGTGCTGTAAAATTAAACCCCGGCACGGCCGATAAACCAGGCAGCGGTTACCGCTCACGATATTCGCATCAAAACGAGGTGAGCGAGGCTGGTTACTACAAAGCCAAACTCGACGATTATAATATTACCGCCGAAATGACCGCCAGCACCCGCGTAGGTTTTCATCAGTACACCTTCCCTAAAGCCGATGATGCACACATTGTGCTCGACCTAACTGCCGGAATATACAACTACCCTGATAAAAACGTATGGACCTACATCCGTGTGGTGAATGATACATTGGTAACCGGCTACCGCCAAACAAACGGCTGGGCTAAAAACCGCGTGCTGTACTTTGCCATGCGTTTTTCAAAACCTATTATGTCGCATGGTTTCCGTAATGAGTCGACCAAACAGGTTTACCGTGGTTTTTGGGGGAAATTTAATCAGAATAAAAACTTTCCGGAGATTGCCGGTCAGCGTATAAAAGCTTACTTCGACTTTAAAACTACCGGTGGCGAGAAGGTGAAAATTAAAATGGCACTATCGCCGGTGAGCATGCAGGGTGCCATAAACAACATGCAGGCCGAAGTGCCGGGCTGGGATTTTGACAAGGTAAAAGCCGCTGCCCAGCAACAATGGGAGAGTGAACTGCAAAAAATTGTAATACAAACCCCAAGCAAAGCCACTAAAGAGAACTTTTACACCGCCGTTTACCACACCTTAATTAACCCCACCATTTATATGGATACCGACGGACAGTATAAGGGTTTAGATCAGAATGTGCACAAGGCCAATGGGTTTACTAATTACACTACCTTTTCGTTGTGGGATACTTACCGGGCGCTGCACCCGCTGTTTAATATTATTGATCCGCAGCGGAATAATGATATGGTAAAATCGATGCTGGCGCACTTTGACCAAAGCCCTGAACATATGTTGCCGGTGTGGTCAAACTCGGGTAACGAGAACTGGTGCATGTCGGGCTACCACAGCGTATCGGTAGTGGCTGATGCCATTATAAAAGGCAACGCCGCCGGTATTGATGTGAATAAGGCGCTTGAAGCCTGTGTTACCACCGCCCGTAAACGCGATTATGAAGGTATTGGCTATTATATGGATAAAGGTTACATTCCTGATGAGCGCAACGGGGTATCGGTATCGAGCACGCTGGAGTATGCTTATGATGATTGGTGTATTGCCCAGTTGGCTAAAAAGTTAGGCAAGCAGGATATTTACGAAGAGTTTAGCAAGCGTGCCCAAAATTACCGTAACGTATATGATAAAGCTTCGGGCTTTATGCGCCCGCGATTGGCAGATGGCAGCTTCAGGCCAAAATTTGACCCATTAACCACTATTGGCCAAGGTTTTATTGAAGGCAATGCCTGGAACTATACCTTGTTTGCCCCGCATGACCCTAAAGGACTGATAGAAATTATGGGCGGCAGCAAACGTGTAGTGCCATACCTCGATTCCTTGTTCACCATGCACCTGCCAGATAAGTTTTTTGAAGAAACCGAAGACATAACCCGTGACGGTATTATTGGAAACTACGTGCACGGCAACGAACCATCGCACCATGTAGCCTACCTCTACAACTGGACCAACCAGCCATGGAAAACCCAGGAACGCGTACGCATGATTTTGCCTAAAATGTACAAACCTACTCCAGATGGCTTAGGTGGCAATGATGATACTGGCCAAATGAGCGCCTGGTTCATTTTTACTAACCTCGGCTTTTACCCTGTTGCTCCGGGAAGTGATGAGTATTCCTTGGGCAGTCCGGCTATTCATAGTGCGGTAGTGCAGTTGCCCGGTGGCAAAACGTTTACTGTTACGGCAAAAAATCAGAGTGATAAAAATGTGTATGTGCAAAAGGTATTGTTGAATGGTAAGCCGTTGGATGGGTTAAGTATTAAACATGCTGACATTATGAATGGGGGAGAGTTGGTGTTTTTTATGGGGAATAAGCATAAGTAA
- a CDS encoding REP-associated tyrosine transposase, which produces MSNKYKFGNNEKLYFISFSVVYWIDLFIRNDFKQILINSWNYCKKNKGLEIYGWCIMTSHVHMIIGSGQDNLSDIVRDMKRHTSQQLKEAIMHHPQESRKQWMLWMKQRAGKRNGNNANFQLWQQDNHPIELNTHQILHQKLDYIHNNPIEAGFVEKPEDYLYSSARNYYGLSSMMDVILIDPLVV; this is translated from the coding sequence ATGAGCAATAAATACAAATTTGGTAATAATGAGAAGCTTTATTTTATAAGCTTCTCGGTTGTTTATTGGATTGATCTGTTCATTCGGAACGATTTCAAACAAATTCTCATTAATAGCTGGAATTACTGTAAGAAGAATAAGGGATTAGAAATTTATGGATGGTGTATAATGACCAGCCACGTCCATATGATTATTGGTTCGGGCCAAGACAACCTTTCTGATATTGTGCGTGATATGAAAAGGCACACTTCACAGCAATTGAAGGAAGCAATAATGCATCATCCGCAGGAAAGTAGAAAGCAATGGATGTTATGGATGAAGCAGCGCGCTGGTAAAAGAAACGGTAATAATGCTAACTTTCAATTGTGGCAACAGGATAATCATCCAATAGAACTCAACACACATCAAATACTCCATCAAAAGCTTGATTATATTCATAATAACCCAATAGAAGCCGGATTTGTAGAGAAGCCTGAAGATTACCTATATAGTAGTGCCCGAAATTATTATGGTTTGTCTTCAATGATGGATGTGATATTGATTGATCCGTTGGTGGTCTGA
- a CDS encoding TPM domain-containing protein, with protein sequence MLKKLLFLFNVLLISSIALAQDFPPRSNTLVTDYTNTLSAEDKQRLESKLVAYNDSTSNQIAVVLIKSVGDYDINEYGTKLIRAWGIGQKDKNNGVLVLAAINDRKITIQVGYGLEGSLTDASTQEIIQQNIKPNFKAGNYAQGLDEATDEIIKYTTGEYKADKNTKKSRKGNDDGGSPIGIIIIVVIVLVLVFRNRGGGGGGQVIGRRGSASPFWWFLAGNMLGGSGRSSGSDWGDFSGGGSSGGGGFGGFGGGSSGGGGSSGSW encoded by the coding sequence ATGCTTAAAAAACTACTGTTCCTGTTCAATGTATTGCTTATAAGCAGTATAGCCTTAGCGCAGGACTTCCCGCCACGATCTAACACGCTCGTAACCGACTATACCAATACCCTATCGGCCGAAGATAAGCAACGACTGGAGAGCAAATTGGTGGCTTATAATGATTCCACCTCTAACCAAATTGCGGTAGTGCTCATTAAATCGGTTGGCGATTACGATATTAACGAATATGGCACCAAACTGATACGTGCCTGGGGCATAGGGCAAAAAGATAAGAACAATGGTGTTTTAGTTTTAGCTGCCATAAACGACCGCAAGATCACCATACAGGTGGGTTACGGCCTTGAGGGTAGCCTTACCGATGCCTCCACGCAGGAGATCATCCAGCAAAACATTAAACCCAATTTTAAGGCGGGTAATTATGCCCAGGGGCTTGATGAAGCTACCGACGAAATTATAAAATACACCACAGGCGAATACAAGGCCGACAAGAACACTAAAAAATCGCGCAAGGGTAATGATGATGGCGGTAGCCCCATTGGCATTATCATTATTGTTGTAATAGTGCTTGTGTTGGTATTCCGCAATAGAGGTGGCGGCGGAGGCGGGCAGGTAATTGGTCGCCGTGGCAGCGCAAGCCCGTTTTGGTGGTTTTTAGCCGGCAACATGCTGGGCGGCAGCGGCCGTAGCAGCGGCAGCGACTGGGGAGACTTCTCGGGTGGCGGCAGCAGCGGAGGCGGCGGTTTTGGGGGTTTCGGCGGAGGCAGTTCGGGCGGCGGTGGCAGCAGCGGTAGCTGGTAA
- the dnaA gene encoding chromosomal replication initiator protein DnaA, producing MEKTCTNVWNSCLQIIKDNIPTQSFKTWFEPIKALRLDGSILTIQVPSLFFYEWLEEHYVGLLRKTIKKQLGDDGRLEYNIVVEQSSSNKPYTTNMPSNGNGAEAKNQSMPVPISLNKDIKNPFVIPGLKKLHVDPQLNQNYTFENFVEGDCNRLARSAGYAVAAKPGGTSFNPLMIYGGVGLGKTHLAQAIGNEIKRTLPDKLVLYVSCEKFTQQFVDALKHNNINDFVNFYQAIDVLIMDDVHNFAGKEKTQDFFFHIFNHLHQSGRQLIITSDKAPKDLAGLEERLLSRFKWGLSADLQTPDLETRMAILKNKTYQDGIELPDDVIEYVAHNIDNNIRELEGAMVSLLAQSTLMRREIDLALAKAMLKNFVKNSVKEISIEYIQSLVCEYFEVPVDMVKSQTRKREIVQARQISMYLAKAHTKSSLKSIGNFFGGRDHSTVIYACQTVEDLIDTDKKFKGYVADIQKKLKMA from the coding sequence ATGGAAAAAACTTGTACTAATGTTTGGAATAGCTGCTTGCAGATTATTAAGGACAATATACCGACCCAAAGCTTCAAAACTTGGTTCGAGCCTATTAAGGCTTTGAGGTTGGATGGCAGCATTTTGACCATACAGGTACCGAGTTTATTTTTTTACGAGTGGTTGGAGGAACATTACGTGGGGTTGTTACGTAAAACAATAAAAAAGCAGTTGGGCGATGATGGCCGGCTGGAGTATAACATTGTGGTAGAACAGTCGTCTTCTAATAAGCCTTACACCACCAATATGCCTTCTAACGGCAATGGTGCCGAGGCTAAAAATCAAAGCATGCCGGTTCCTATCTCTTTAAATAAAGATATTAAGAACCCGTTTGTAATACCAGGCTTAAAAAAGCTGCATGTAGATCCGCAGTTAAATCAAAACTACACTTTCGAAAACTTTGTAGAGGGAGATTGTAACCGTTTGGCGCGTTCAGCAGGTTATGCTGTGGCAGCTAAACCGGGTGGCACCTCATTTAACCCGCTTATGATATATGGCGGCGTAGGTTTAGGTAAAACCCACCTGGCGCAAGCCATTGGTAACGAAATAAAACGTACCCTGCCCGATAAACTGGTGCTGTACGTATCGTGCGAAAAGTTTACCCAACAGTTTGTTGACGCCCTTAAGCATAATAACATAAATGATTTTGTGAACTTTTACCAGGCTATAGATGTACTCATTATGGATGATGTGCACAACTTTGCCGGTAAAGAAAAAACACAGGATTTCTTCTTCCATATATTCAACCACCTGCACCAGTCTGGCCGCCAGCTGATCATTACATCTGATAAAGCGCCTAAAGACCTGGCCGGTTTGGAAGAACGCCTATTGTCACGTTTTAAATGGGGCTTATCGGCCGATTTGCAAACGCCTGATCTGGAGACGCGCATGGCTATACTCAAAAACAAAACTTACCAGGACGGTATTGAGCTGCCTGATGATGTGATTGAGTATGTAGCCCATAACATTGATAACAACATTCGTGAGCTGGAAGGTGCCATGGTATCATTACTGGCACAATCAACCTTAATGCGCAGGGAAATTGATTTGGCATTGGCTAAAGCGATGTTGAAAAACTTTGTAAAAAATTCGGTTAAAGAAATTTCTATCGAGTATATACAAAGCCTGGTTTGCGAGTATTTTGAGGTACCGGTTGACATGGTGAAATCACAAACCCGCAAACGCGAAATTGTACAGGCCCGCCAAATATCGATGTACCTGGCTAAAGCACATACCAAAAGTTCGCTTAAATCAATAGGCAACTTCTTTGGTGGTCGTGACCACTCTACGGTGATCTATGCCTGTCAAACTGTTGAAGATTTGATCGATACCGACAAGAAATTCAAAGGTTATGTAGCCGACATTCAGAAGAAACTGAAAATGGCTTAA
- a CDS encoding DUF7935 family protein: MVLYDILIDILKLTVAGVGVVWVAFYLIKPYLDKNERLQVLELKKSADNQTLPLRLQAYERITLLIERINPASLLLRVGSAGLSSAELHHLAVQEVNNEYQHNITQQVYVSSRAWAVVRRLKDDTIGLLNTTYRSLPPDSAAIELSRALLTHLSQVENNPYEVAASMIHKDLEELF; encoded by the coding sequence ATGGTACTTTATGACATTTTAATTGATATTTTAAAGCTAACGGTTGCCGGCGTGGGCGTGGTTTGGGTGGCTTTTTATTTAATAAAACCCTATCTCGACAAAAACGAACGCCTGCAGGTGCTCGAGCTCAAAAAATCGGCCGATAACCAAACCCTGCCTTTGCGTTTACAGGCTTACGAGCGTATTACGTTACTAATTGAGCGCATTAACCCGGCAAGTTTGCTTTTGCGTGTAGGTAGTGCGGGCTTATCTTCCGCCGAGCTGCACCACCTGGCCGTGCAGGAGGTTAATAACGAATATCAGCATAACATAACCCAACAAGTATATGTAAGTAGCCGCGCCTGGGCGGTGGTACGCCGTTTAAAAGATGATACCATTGGTTTGCTCAACACTACCTATCGCTCGTTACCTCCCGATAGTGCTGCAATAGAGTTGAGCCGTGCCTTGCTTACCCATTTGAGCCAGGTAGAAAATAATCCTTACGAGGTAGCCGCCAGTATGATTCATAAAGATCTTGAGGAACTGTTTTAG
- a CDS encoding HesB/IscA family protein, with amino-acid sequence MSVAVEIAPVTFTEGAAKELRKLKDQQELSDDFGLRVGVEGGGCAGMNYILGFDQPKEGDKEYYIDGIKVYMHKAHGMYLAGMQVDFQDGLNSRGFVFNNPNAQSTCGCGTSFSV; translated from the coding sequence ATGAGCGTAGCTGTTGAAATTGCACCTGTAACTTTTACCGAAGGCGCGGCAAAGGAATTAAGAAAACTAAAAGACCAGCAAGAACTGAGTGACGATTTTGGTTTGCGAGTTGGCGTTGAAGGCGGCGGCTGTGCCGGCATGAACTATATATTAGGTTTTGACCAGCCTAAAGAAGGCGATAAAGAATACTACATTGACGGCATAAAAGTATACATGCATAAAGCACACGGCATGTACCTCGCCGGTATGCAGGTTGATTTTCAAGATGGACTAAACTCGCGTGGATTTGTATTTAACAATCCTAATGCACAAAGCACCTGCGGTTGCGGAACCTCATTTTCGGTATAA
- a CDS encoding nuclear transport factor 2 family protein produces the protein MKRISIILLLCLCAAMAHAQNNEHEAVKKVVNDMFTAMRTGDTVLLKSVFAPDVVLQSVANKKDGTTALITEKAAGFIKQVGTPHKAVYDERITITDVKIDGPLASVWAPYRFYIGTTFSHCGVDVFQLMKTAAGWKIIYIVDTRRKDNCVE, from the coding sequence ATGAAAAGAATATCCATTATATTATTGCTTTGCCTATGTGCCGCAATGGCGCATGCCCAAAACAATGAGCACGAAGCCGTTAAAAAAGTAGTGAACGATATGTTTACCGCCATGCGCACCGGCGACACGGTACTACTCAAATCGGTTTTTGCACCTGATGTGGTTTTGCAAAGTGTAGCCAATAAAAAAGACGGAACCACAGCGCTAATAACCGAAAAGGCAGCAGGCTTTATTAAACAGGTAGGCACTCCGCACAAAGCCGTTTACGACGAACGCATCACCATAACAGATGTGAAGATTGACGGCCCGCTGGCCAGCGTTTGGGCGCCCTATAGGTTCTATATAGGTACCACCTTTAGCCATTGTGGGGTAGACGTTTTTCAACTAATGAAAACAGCTGCTGGCTGGAAGATCATCTACATAGTAGACACGCGTCGGAAGGATAATTGCGTAGAATAG
- a CDS encoding LemA family protein: MKNLLIVVVLAVIVLGFGTCSYNGIVKLDEDTKGKWGAVQSQYQRRADLIPNLVATVKGVANFEKSTLTQVAEARAKATSVQVDASKLTPETVQRYQQAQGELSTALGRLLSITENYPDLKANENFTSLQAQLEGTENRITVARMDFNSSVQAYNSKIRSFPTNLLAGIGGFSAKGYFEAEAGAKAAPKVEF; this comes from the coding sequence ATGAAAAATTTACTCATTGTTGTTGTGTTAGCTGTTATTGTTTTAGGTTTTGGAACCTGTAGCTACAACGGCATCGTAAAATTAGATGAGGATACCAAAGGAAAATGGGGTGCCGTGCAAAGCCAGTACCAACGCCGTGCCGACCTTATTCCAAACCTGGTTGCTACCGTAAAAGGTGTAGCCAATTTTGAAAAAAGCACGTTAACCCAGGTTGCCGAAGCACGCGCTAAAGCCACATCGGTACAGGTAGATGCTTCTAAACTAACCCCTGAAACAGTACAACGCTACCAACAGGCACAAGGTGAGCTTAGCACAGCCTTAGGCCGTTTACTAAGCATTACCGAAAACTACCCCGACCTGAAAGCTAATGAGAACTTTACCTCGTTACAGGCCCAGTTAGAGGGTACCGAAAACCGGATCACCGTAGCCCGTATGGATTTTAACAGTTCGGTACAGGCATATAACAGTAAAATACGTTCGTTTCCTACCAACCTGTTAGCAGGTATTGGCGGCTTTAGCGCCAAAGGCTATTTTGAAGCCGAAGCTGGTGCCAAGGCAGCACCTAAGGTGGAATTTTAA